The genomic region aactttaaaaaatctAAATCATCACTTAACATCACAtgtagatgaaatttttaatagaaaaattaatttgtactttttttaatgtacaaagattaatttacttttttaaataaaaaataaaatacaatataaaGAACCAGATAAATATATTATATCACAAGATACACAAACATTTTAGATAACAATCTACATGTGGTACTTATAACTTAGTGACACATAGTGATGAAAAACATGGTGTTGATTACAATTTTAAATATAccaatcaaaactaaaattttgatAAACATTTATCTTAAAACTAATTTCCTattatttctatgatttttaaagaCTTACTATtagaataaattatttttatagtaaGAAAAATGTTTTAGAATTTTAAGATAGACTTATTTGTTTAATATATTGTGATAAATTatgattaatataaaatttaaattttttcaattttttaaagtcAAATGGAGTTTTACTTACTTTTAATCATTCATACCATAAGTGCTATTTTTAGGATACAATgatgatttaaactcaaattattccaAATCAATAAGCTACAACTTGAGGATCTGAGGCACTTTGATATTTAAGTAAATTTAATAACACTCAATCTATTTAAATGCataaattacaaataaaaaactcttttccattattttattatttaaacaaatttaatatctcacactaaaatttaaataaatgcaTATCTTACAAAGAATTTCCTTTTTAAATGATTCTGAAAATGTTACAGTCAAAGAGAGTATTGAAAAGCAATTTGTAATGTTGAAAATTGATATAGGCCAGTTCCATTAAAACTAATACTAGCTTCAATTAAGCTAAATAAAGACACTTTCCAACTGCACCAGATTCAATCGCCAACATTTGTTTTGAACAATGAATATtgtaatgataaaaaaaaaagaagcaaggTAATCAAGGTTAGGGGCATATTTATCTTAGGTTCATATCCTTGGCTAGGCAAATTCTAACCTGTATTTCTTGCCTAGTCGCTCACTTATGTTTAAAGTCCTCAATGTAGGTACAGCAATAATGGGGAAAAGAATTCACATTATTGTTGAAAGATCTCTTTACAGGCATTTCCTTCAAAACGATGCAACCCTGAAGAAAGGTTGAAACAGTTTCATTAGTAGTTGAATTTTACGAACTTGAGATGAAAAATCTCGAGACTCAGGGAAACAAACTGACCTGCTATTCGATTACTCAGTTTCAAAACCTTTTAAGTTCCAATGGCTAACTATATAATTAGAACTCTACAGGAAATGCAATGTACAAAATTTTGATCCTAAAATCTAGTAAGCACTAAGTTAATGTATGGCAAAGATCTCAATGGAGCATGTAAATTAGAAGTATAATTCGGCCCTGTAAATGTAAAGCAGAGTAGAAATTACCTAGTAAGATGCAGAGAGTGAAAAATCAGTCATCCATGAGCACAAATTAGTGGACTATGAAAAGATCTCTGTTCATGACTTGTTTTCCATGGTATTTTAGAGATTATATTCCACCAAGGTTCGTTCTAACAAATCATCCGGCATTACTCCCTCCATGAACATCTGTTCACATAACAGCTTGGCCTCAACTAATCTACCAACTTTGCAATAACCACGAATCAGAATTGAATACGCAACTACATCAGGCAATAAACGTCTATCTAGAGCACAGCAGAATGCAAGAGATGCTTCCAGCATTAATCCTTGTTTGCAAAAGCCGTCAATGAGGATGCTATAACTGACAATATTCGGACTGATTTGGTTTTCGAGCATCTCTTCGTGAAGCTCAGTGGCAGTCCTCATGTCCTGAGATTTGAAGTAGCCATCAATTAGACAACCGTATGTTACCACATTGGGTTCAGGACCCTTCTCCAACATTTTGGAAAACATTGACATAGCTTCATCCATTCTACCCTCCTTGCAGAAAGCATCAATTAATATAGTATAGGTAATTGAATTGGGTCCAAAGAGAGAAGTCAGCTGTTGAAAGAGGCTAATCGCCTCATCCAATCTTTGCAACGAGCAGTAACCACATATCATTGTGTTGTACGTTACGATATCAGGTTTTGGCTCTTTCTCAACAAGTTGCCTGAAAAGTTTTGATGCCTCTTCTAGATGAGAGTCCTTGAGAAGCATATTGAGGAGAACATTATATACAGCAATATCAGGAACCACTCCATTCGTTTGCATCAGTTTAAATATCTGCAATCCAGCAGTTGGATTTTTATGTTTGCAGAATCCATCCATGAGGGTACAGTATGTTATAGCATCTCCAGGGAAACCCCTCTTCAGCATTTGAAATAAAACTAACAGTGCTGCATCCAGTTTTCCTTGCTTTGAAGCGCCTCTAACAAGCAAAGTGTAGGTTACTATATCTGGTTTTACGCTATACATTCCCATTAACATATACACCTTCACAGCATTCCTTAACTGTTTCAACCTACAAAAACCATCCATCAAGGAGTTAAAAATGAAGATATTGGATTTTAGACCCTTGCTTACACTGTTAAAGAAGAACCTAAGAGCACTTCTAGCCATCCCTTTTTTGCAAAGACCATGTAGTAACACATTATAAACAACAACATCAGGTTGATGGCCCTTCTCTATCATATCATCAAATAGATGAAAACCATCCTTCAAATTCCCCATCTTGCAGAAACCATCAATGAGGCTACCATAGGTTATGAGAGaaggcccaaaaccccttttGATAATTTGACCAAATATGCCACAAGCTTCAAGCATCCTACCATTTCCACACAAACCACTTATGAGAATGCTGTAACTCACCATGTTTGGTGATAAATCTTCCTCCAACATTCTCTTATAAACCTGAACCACTCTCCCCAAATCCCCTACCTTGCCATAAGCGTCCATAACCAAGCTGAAAACAACCACATCCAACTTGATACCTCGATCTAGAGCCACAGAGAGGAGCTTCTCTCCCTCATCCAATCTCCCTGCCTTGAAATAACCATCAATAAGTATAGAATACAGAATTAAATCTGGAATTACATTCCTCTTTATCATAACATTGTAAATCTCAAATGCTGTATCCAATTTTCCATCTTTACAATACATGTTAATCAGTGTGCTAAAAGTCACCACATTTGGCAACGGACCAAAAGTTAGTATTACATCAAATAACTTAGAAGCAATTCCTATTTCCTTATTTACAGCAAGACCCTTCAAAATCTTGTTACAAGCAACAATGTCAACCTCTATACCCTTCAAAATCatcttttcatgaaaaatcaaggcCTTTCCAATCTTCCTATTCTTCAAAAGCCCTTCCATCACAATCCCATACACACAAAAACCTCGTGTTCTAAAAAATCTACAAAATTCACCATAGTTATCAACACAATTCACATTCATTAAAGAATTCAGCATCCTAAAAGCCAAATTATTTGAGATGTAAAGCCTCCTTTTAGCCATTTCCATGAACACATGGAAAGCCATATCCAATTTCCCATTCTTGCTGTAACTTTCCAACAAAAACCGAAAAACGACATTTGGGTTGGATCCAAAATCCCTAAACCCTTCATTAAAAGCATCAAGAACATCAATATTTGTATCTACATGGTCCATCATTTCCTCGAACACCTGAGCTGCGGCACCAAACATTCGATGGCAGAGAAACATGTGAATGAGTGCACAGTAGGAAGGTAAACCGTGGGGCGATTTTGAGAAACTTTGGCTCCATTTGAAGAAGTTAAGAGCAAAATTGGGTTTGGATTTGAGGGTTAAAAGTATGGGTTTGATTGAGGCAATGGGATGTTTTTGTTGAAGAGAAAGTTGGGAAATTATGTCTAATAAGGTTTTAGTTGAAGATGAAGAAAATGGCTTTTTCAGAATCTTTGAAGACAACATTTGATGGGAATTTCCATCTGATATTTTTGTTGGAAAGGCTATGGTTTTAGTTTCGCTGCTGTCATTACTGAGTTCGGCGGTACTTTGGCTGCTCTGTTTTCATGTCGTTTTGAAGGACGCACGGGCATTTCATTCTAGGGGCAAATACAACAGCAGCAAAACtcaattcaatttaaaaaaattttttaaaaataattcaaattcagctaaattttataaattttataattcgaataattttaataatttaaataataatttgatataaatattttttgGTCCTtatcaaatttgaaaataaataagtTAGTCTCTCTTAacaaaattacatcaaaataattttaaaatttaaaatatttataaaattccaaattttatatttttaaaaattataaaattttaaaaaattctaaaaaataaagaaaattaagaaattaaaattttctagaacAATAATTTTGAGgatttaaataagttaattaatgattcaagtttatcatacaaattttttctttaaaaatgattttaaatatatatggtttcaaattaaTGGGCTATAATATGAAATTAGTTATATcgtaataagattttaatttgacatatttaatttttagtttaattcgaacaattttactttatttgaatttcatttcactcgattcgattagaaaaatttcaaattgagttaggatgataaaatataattcatcaaCTTGATTAACTCGATATTTTTTCACTCAATTCGATCCAACGCTCACCCTAGACAAATCTATATAATCTTTTTTTCATTACATAATAAAATAGtaagattttaatttttacatttaatatcgtgataaactcaaattctaaattacataataatggtaaaattttaattttgattcctTTGTTACactaaatttaagatttaatttttatttttcaactttttgacataatttgatatCTCAAATTTGTACAATATAATTGAATAGTTACCATACTTTGTTTTGATTAAAATATTAGATGAAACTTTTAATAGTTATTAAAACTActaaaattatttgttaaattgaaATTCATCGCAATGTTATTTTTTTGTTACATAACTActaagtaaatatttatttttaattttaaaatgtcacatcagaaaatttaatagaaaaatataaTGATGTTAacaattgaatttgaattatgaaatttgaaaaatagaatgattaaatttctaaaaataaaaatataaagtctaaatttcaaatatacaaaGACTAAGAATTTAGtgtatattttaatattcaaatatttactctataatttatcccaaaaattaattaataatcaaTTTAACACGAAGCTCGATAGAATCCATACTACTTAAAGTACATTTATCTTTAGTTTTGCATTTCttaactcgattttcaaaatctaaaatgaaaatttcactcacttatttaatatataaaataataataacttaaaCATGTTCAACCTATATTTAAATTTATcgcaatatttaatttaaaagtaTCTCAACATGAAATGTCTCAAATAACTTAAATTTAAAACAATTCCAACACGATTTAAATTCGAAAATTAATCCAAAATAATTtgatttcaattttttaaaattcaaattaaccCAATCCGAAGATTTTGAGAGTATGTGGAAATGGACACTTTTAAAGCTTACAGCCGACGGATCTTAAAGCATCTTAGATAGCCAACGTGGGGGAATGGGATTCATGAATTTGCAACAGTTAGTTGTTAGCCTCCATCTAGGCTTATGGCTGAGCCGTTTTTTGTATGGCAAGCTGCATCCAGTAATTATAAAACCgcaacactaaatcaatcattaGCCATGAAATAATTCGAGATAAAACCAACACTACATCCTCACCTCCAAGTTGCCAATTTTGTGCATGCAAGTCATTTCTTATCATAGCTTAGCTTGTTCTTTCGTTGCTTCTGCCTTGGATTCTGAATAGTCTGACTTTGATTCCGAATGCAATTCTTCTTCACTGCTACTATTGATGTTATGTTTCTTTCGTGATTTTCTGTGTCTTTTCTCTTACTTTTGTTATGGCTTTTTGTTGATACAAGATTTGGGGACGACAGTTGGATGCAGTTAACATTGATGTATCAAGAGTCACAAAAGTTTGGAGAGTTATAGTAGAACTTGGAAGTGGTTGCGATAAGAAAGAGTTTGCCTCTTGTTAGAGAACGAGGTAACTTATATAGACGAAGAGCTTGGTGCGACCCTTTTTGTACCGGTGATCTATAGCATAGGATTATTGTAGGGTCATGGAGCGATGTCAAGCAATAACTTGATTATTGTAGGGTCATGGAGCGATGTCAAGCAATAACTTGATGATAGTGTCCGCAGTTGCAAGTAAAATGGGATTGGTCGTAAGCAATGACTTGATGATTGCATTTGGTTGCATTAAAACTATGGAGGGCTTTACTAAGATATGATACGAAGGACCTTCGAGTAGGCCTTGATGGAATTCAACACTGAGACATGATCTGATGGAGTTGGCAGTAAAATTATGGAAGGCTTTAATGAAATGTGATAGAAAGGACTTTCAAGTAGATCATAATGAAACTCTAGTGTTTGATGGGACTCACCATTGGAATATAATCTGATGAGGTCCACATGACAAGCACATGAAAATCTTGAGCTAGACGAGCCCACCAATGAGCAAACCCGCTGTTGACTCGACATGTTCTTTTAAGACGAGTAGTATAACAACTTTTGGGCTTTATATTTTCCCAATCCAACTGGGGTTTGGATTGTGACTTCGATTTAGATGGAGTTTCATAACATTGAATAGCCCATCTCCCATCATATAATACATGTGAAATGCAGTTTCCCACCCCTACCCTGTATACATGATAAATAAGCCAAACTACTTTCCTGCTTCTAACAACATAGCGATGATGACATAAATCATCACATAATTTCAAAGCATGTTCCCCAAGGACATAACAAAATAAACATGCTACACATTGGGGAAGGGCAACATGTAATGTAAGATTATCATCTTAAAGATTCTGTAACCTCTACCCAGTGACTTGAGAGTTTTGGTCTTGAAGGCTAAGGATCTTCATCGTGTCCTCGTTTTCATCTATTTTATCATCCTTCATGCTCACCAAAAGCCCCTCTACTTCTTTTCCATTTCTGATATATGCCTTTAAAAGGGCATGGTACATTTCTCTATTTACCGGAACCTTGGTTCTCAATAATTTCACAAAAGCTTCTGCATCTTCAACTTCTCCATTCTCACCTAGCCAACTCAATATGCTTGATATTAAACCTGCTTTTGGCTTCCACCCTCTATTTTGTGTCTGTATAGCAAGAGCTTCCTTAAAACACTCAAAAGCCTTCTCCATTTTGTTCTTATTCATGTATCCAGTTGCGACAATAGACCAACTGTTCGGGATTGCAATCTTCCTTCTTTTGATTATATCCTGTAACTTCGCTTTTGCCTTTTCAACTAAACCTTTCTGACAATATCCAATAAGAAGCACGTTAGGCACTCGGAAATCATATGTCTTACAAGACAACTCCCACTCATCAATTAACTTTTCAGTTTCTTCAAGCTCACCGAGCTTCACCAATGAACCCAACATTACTATGTAGTGTTTGTTGGTTTGCTTCCTACATTTGGACTTTTGAAGGTCCCACAGCCTTTTCAGTTCATCTTTGTTTCCCAAACGAGCATAAAATGAAATCAAATGGTCATAGCCTTCTGCATCATTACCTACCTTCTTCTCGCATTCCTTAAGATAATGAAGTGCCTTTTCTTTAAGACCTGCTTTTATGTAGTAGTTTGCCGCTAAGGAATAAGTACCCCAATCCATTTGAATGTCCCGTTGGCTGTCCATTTCTTGTAGAACCTTCTCCATGCTGTCATAATCAGCTCTAGCCCCGTAAGAATTGATGCAGATTTTATAGCTGAACTTGTCAGGGGAGACACCATTCGTCTTCATCTCTAACAATACATCAGGGACTTTTTCAAATTGTCCCCTGTGTGTGTAGAGGCACATAAGGTTATTGTAGTTGAGCGGAGAGGAAAGAAAACCCATCTCCTTCATCTTCTTCATAAGGGAAAGAGACTCATCGATAAGGCCTACCTGAACATAGCAATTTAAAAGAGCCCCATAGGTCTTCACAGTTTTATCTTGGTCTCTCAAGCTACTAAAGAAGTTCTTTGCAGCAGTTAGCCCATTAACTCTACCAATTAGATTCAACTGCACAGCATAATCGCTTGAAGAAAATTCAAGGTCGCTACTACTCATCCATTTGGAAACCTGCTCTGCCAAGGACCCAACATAAGCATACAAGAAAAACAGAAACTTAAAACCCATGCATACTGTCAGAGCATTGGTAATAGGACAGGGGATGTTTTACTTTGCTGCATCCATGCATGGAAATGAATCGTTGCAAGAACAAAACAAAGACATTTGAAGTATTATAAAGATACACAACCTGTTTGCACATCTACAGCTAAAAATTAAATGCAGTTTGTAGTAAATCTTAGTGGTGAAGTTCTACACATTTAGCACCAGGATGGTAGTCTCAAACCTAGACACGATAGGGATTATAAAACTAGCAATTAATAAGTATTGAAGCGCTTTCCAACCAAAAACCATGACATCTATTTGATTAATTGCTTCTTTTCCAAGTTTTACATATTGTAATTGCTTCTTTTCTGTCTTTATTCTTCAATTATCCATTGCAGACAGCTTAAGGAAAGTCAATAATTTGGCTTTCCACTTCCATTGCAGTCCAAAGCAAGGCATTTGAACCCTTAGCAATTATTCAGAACAATTCTTTCCAATTAGAGGTTCAAGTTTCAACATAAACCCTTAAAAACTTAATCCCAAAACATTTCATTTCCTTTTATTTCCATTGCTAACTATTCTATACAGCTTGTTCACTATTTTGCGACGACCCTCCATATTCTAATTTAAAGAACCGGAACATAAGCAATGCAACAGATAGAACCCATTCATTTGCTAAAATCAATCAATTccctttataaaataatttacctCCAAGGCATGAGTGTAACGCCTACGAGAACGTAAATCACGGATGAGACGCTGCAGCTGAAATTCCTTGACATTTTTGTCTTTAACCCATTGTTGAAGAACTGGAGTTACACTGCAGTTTGGGTCTCCAATAGCATTGATTCTTGAATAAAGAGAGTTTATGCCTGCTGGGTTTGGTGCAACACAG from Gossypium arboreum isolate Shixiya-1 chromosome 1, ASM2569848v2, whole genome shotgun sequence harbors:
- the LOC108480925 gene encoding putative pentatricopeptide repeat-containing protein At1g31840 — protein: MLSSKILKKPFSSSSTKTLLDIISQLSLQQKHPIASIKPILLTLKSKPNFALNFFKWSQSFSKSPHGLPSYCALIHMFLCHRMFGAAAQVFEEMMDHVDTNIDVLDAFNEGFRDFGSNPNVVFRFLLESYSKNGKLDMAFHVFMEMAKRRLYISNNLAFRMLNSLMNVNCVDNYGEFCRFFRTRGFCVYGIVMEGLLKNRKIGKALIFHEKMILKGIEVDIVACNKILKGLAVNKEIGIASKLFDVILTFGPLPNVVTFSTLINMYCKDGKLDTAFEIYNVMIKRNVIPDLILYSILIDGYFKAGRLDEGEKLLSVALDRGIKLDVVVFSLVMDAYGKVGDLGRVVQVYKRMLEEDLSPNMVSYSILISGLCGNGRMLEACGIFGQIIKRGFGPSLITYGSLIDGFCKMGNLKDGFHLFDDMIEKGHQPDVVVYNVLLHGLCKKGMARSALRFFFNSVSKGLKSNIFIFNSLMDGFCRLKQLRNAVKVYMLMGMYSVKPDIVTYTLLVRGASKQGKLDAALLVLFQMLKRGFPGDAITYCTLMDGFCKHKNPTAGLQIFKLMQTNGVVPDIAVYNVLLNMLLKDSHLEEASKLFRQLVEKEPKPDIVTYNTMICGYCSLQRLDEAISLFQQLTSLFGPNSITYTILIDAFCKEGRMDEAMSMFSKMLEKGPEPNVVTYGCLIDGYFKSQDMRTATELHEEMLENQISPNIVSYSILIDGFCKQGLMLEASLAFCCALDRRLLPDVVAYSILIRGYCKVGRLVEAKLLCEQMFMEGVMPDDLLERTLVEYNL
- the LOC108480667 gene encoding pentatricopeptide repeat-containing protein At4g21705, mitochondrial-like isoform X1, with amino-acid sequence MASRTLFTILNNKKTKTLTADWLVMTRPYCVAPNPAGINSLYSRINAIGDPNCSVTPVLQQWVKDKNVKEFQLQRLIRDLRSRRRYTHALEVSKWMSSSDLEFSSSDYAVQLNLIGRVNGLTAAKNFFSSLRDQDKTVKTYGALLNCYVQVGLIDESLSLMKKMKEMGFLSSPLNYNNLMCLYTHRGQFEKVPDVLLEMKTNGVSPDKFSYKICINSYGARADYDSMEKVLQEMDSQRDIQMDWGTYSLAANYYIKAGLKEKALHYLKECEKKVGNDAEGYDHLISFYARLGNKDELKRLWDLQKSKCRKQTNKHYIVMLGSLVKLGELEETEKLIDEWELSCKTYDFRVPNVLLIGYCQKGLVEKAKAKLQDIIKRRKIAIPNSWSIVATGYMNKNKMEKAFECFKEALAIQTQNRGWKPKAGLISSILSWLGENGEVEDAEAFVKLLRTKVPVNREMYHALLKAYIRNGKEVEGLLVSMKDDKIDENEDTMKILSLQDQNSQVTG
- the LOC108480667 gene encoding pentatricopeptide repeat-containing protein At4g21705, mitochondrial-like isoform X2, translated to MSSSDLEFSSSDYAVQLNLIGRVNGLTAAKNFFSSLRDQDKTVKTYGALLNCYVQVGLIDESLSLMKKMKEMGFLSSPLNYNNLMCLYTHRGQFEKVPDVLLEMKTNGVSPDKFSYKICINSYGARADYDSMEKVLQEMDSQRDIQMDWGTYSLAANYYIKAGLKEKALHYLKECEKKVGNDAEGYDHLISFYARLGNKDELKRLWDLQKSKCRKQTNKHYIVMLGSLVKLGELEETEKLIDEWELSCKTYDFRVPNVLLIGYCQKGLVEKAKAKLQDIIKRRKIAIPNSWSIVATGYMNKNKMEKAFECFKEALAIQTQNRGWKPKAGLISSILSWLGENGEVEDAEAFVKLLRTKVPVNREMYHALLKAYIRNGKEVEGLLVSMKDDKIDENEDTMKILSLQDQNSQVTG